CGAGCACGGTCCGGAGGCAGTGGCCCGGCTCTACGAGGCGCTGGGCACTCGCATTTTCGAGACTGAGGGAGCACCGGGGCGGGACGCCGCGGATGCCGCTGCCATCCTCACCGACGCCCTCGCCGAGGTGGGCCTGCCGGCAGACCTGGTGCAACACCTCGACGACCAGAGCCGCGACGACCAGATCCAGGCCGAGACCGACGAGGCGTTCGCGCTGACGGGCAAGGACGTCGGCACGCCCATCCTCCACATCGCGCCGCCCGAGGGTGCGGCGTTCTTCGGCCCGGTCATCAGCCGGCTCCCCACGCCCGAGCAGGCAGGCGAGCTGTGGGACCACGTCGTCGGCCTGGCGACGTTCCCGGGCTTCGCCGAGCTCAAGCGCAGTCTGCGCGAACAGCCGCAGCTGCCGTCCTTCGGCGTCTCGCCGGGAGAGACCGGGGTGCAGGAGGACTGGCACGCCGGCAGCCGGCGCCAGAAGAAGTAGCTGCCGCTAGCTCGCGTATGGGTCGGGCAGCAGCCCGGGCTCGGCAGCCAGGATCTCGCGCGCCTGCTCGCGGTGCTTGTGCTCGACCAGCACCTCGTAGCGCGTGGCCACCACAGCCTTGACCGAGGAGAAGTCGCGCTGCCCGCGGGTCGCGGCGTAGCCGAGGATCGCCCAGATCGCGCCGAAGAGCAGGCCCGCGAGCGCCGTCGAGATCAGCATCGCCAGCACGTTGCCGTCGACGAAGACCGCGAAGAGCAGTCCGACGAATGCGCCGAGCCAGAGCCCGGACAGTGCGCCGAGCGTTGCCACCCGGCTGTAGGTGAGCCGGCCCGTGATGCGCTCGATCTGCTTGAGCTCGGTGCCTACGATCATGCAGTTCTCGACCGGGAACTCCTTGTCGGAGAGGTGGTCGACCGCCTTCTGCGCCTCGGCGTACGTCGCGTAGACGGCGAGCGACTGCGGGAACTCCAGCCGCAGCGCCGACGGGTTGACCTGTGGGGTGCTCATGTCTCCAGTCTGGCACCGGCACACACATCGAGGTCGTCGAGCGACCTGATCCTGGTGTGCTCTGTGTCGGGGTGTCGATCCCGCCGATCGAGGAGTACGCCGGCCAGGCCGGCCGCGATCGCACCCTCGACGTCGTCGGTGACCGAGTCGCCGACCATCACCGCCTCGGAGGGCGCGACCCCCAGCCGGGCGCAGCTGCCGAGGAACGGGCGCGGGTCGGGCTTGCCGAGCGGGAACTGGTCGGAGGTGAACAACGCGTCGACCTCATTGCTGAGCCCGACCAGCTCGAGCTTGAGCGTCTGGTGCTCGTGGTCGCCGTTGGTCAGGACCGTGGCAAGCAGCCCCGCCGCGCGCACGCGACGCAGGGTCCGGACCGAGTCGGGGAAACAGGCCCACGCGGGTACGTAGAGGTCGAGGTAGGCGTCGAACTCACGGTCGGCCACGGCGTCGTCGCGCAGGTCGAGGTGCGGCAGGAACTCGCGCACTCGGGCCCGACGCTGCTCCTCGAACGTGGCCAGACGCTGCTGGTAGCGCGCGTAGTGGGGATTGGAGATCTCGGACCAGCGACGCGCCAGGTCGTCGTCCTCGCCGGCGGCGCCGCGGTCTCGACCCCATGCGATGGCGGCCGTCCGGGCGGCCGAGCTCTGGTCGACAAGGGTGTCGTCGAGGTCGAAGATCACGGCTCGCATGCGAGGGGTCAGACCTTCCGCAGCGTCGCCAGCAGCCCGATGAGGTCGTCCACCACACCGCGTACGACGGGCAGTCGCGAGAGCCGGACCAGCCGGTCGAGCATCGGGACGATCCGTTCGACGAGCAGCCGGGTGCGTCGCTGGCGCTCGCTCGCGTCGTACACCCAGAACAGCACGATGCCCATCTGCGCGAGCCACAGCAGCTCGGGCAGCTCGGCGCGCAGGGCCGGCGCGAGCTTGACGTCGGAGCCGTCGACGAGCGTGCGGAAGAGTTCGATGCTCGCGTCGCGGGCCGAAGCCGACTCGGGGCTGAACGGCGAGAGCGGGCTCGCGGGGTCGGCGGCGTTGCGGAAGAACTGCCCGGCGAACTCGTGGTTGGGCTCGGCCACCTCGAGCCAGCTGGTCAGCACGCCGGCGAGCCGGGGCGCGAAGGCAGACTCGCGAGCCAGTACGTCGGCCGCGGCGGCCGCGTGCGCGACCTGCATCTGGTCGTAGAACGCCTGGATCAGGTGTTCCTTCGAGCCGAAGTAGTAGTAGGCGTTGCCCAAGGAGACGCCGGCGTCGCTGGCGATCGAGCGCATCGTGGTCTTGTCGTAGCCCTGGCTGCGGAAGAGCCGCAGCGCCGAGTCGACGATCGCGCCGCGGGTCTGCTCAGCCTTGGGCGATCGGGCGGCAGGTTCCGGCACAGCGTTCAGGGTAGTCACCTCCCACAGCCGGGCTACTGCCGAGCAGCGACCGCAGTCCGGCAGCGGAGTACGCCGCGCCGCGGGCCAGCGGCAGCCAGCGCGGGGTGGACAGCCGCTCGGCCAGCCCGCGGTGCGCCCGGGTCGCCCAGAGACACATCACCCAGGCGTGCTCGTGCGTCCACACCGAGCCGTCGCCGCCGACCACCGTGATCTCCTCGAGCGTGCGCGCGTGGTCGAGCGACGGGAACCGCCGCCTGGCCTCGTCCGAGCCGGCCGCGACCAGGTCGAGGGGCACGATCAGTGCCTGCGTCATCAGCCAGCCACGGAAGCGCGTGCAGAGCGGGCAGTCGGCGTCGTACAGGACGGTCAGCCCCTCGACGCGGCGCTCAGGCACGGCCCGGCGCGGGGTAGGCGGCGCCGTACTGCTGCGCCGGGGGCAGGTAGCCCTGCGGCGCGACCGGGGCGCTGCGCAGCGACTCCATCCGGCTGCGGCGACGGATCGCGTTGAAGACGTAGACGTAGACGTTGACGAAGTGGAGTGCGCCGAGGGTCAGCGTCACGACGCCGACCTTGACGCTGAGCGTCTCCACCAGCCCGCCGAGGTCGGGGACGGGTGCGTCGATCCGCAGGTAGAGGCTGACGAAGCCGAGGTTCAGCAGGTAGAAGCCGACCACCAGCAGCGTGTTCACGGCCTCGGCGAGGGTGTCGTTGCCCGCGAAGACGTCGGCGAGGAAGACCTTGCCGTGCCGCGACAGGGTGCGCGCGACCCACACGACGAGCGGGATGGTCACGGCGAGGTAGGCGAGGTAGGCGCCGACGGTCCAGTCCATGGTTGAGCTCCGTTTCTCATTGTTGAACGTGTTCAATTTCTTGTGGTCCAAACTGTAGGCCATCTTTTGAACATGTTCAATTCACCCGGCGGCTCTGGTTCGTGGGCTGTCTCCGACGGGTTGAGGAAAACAAGCAGCCGTTGGACGGGTGCCGTTCAGGCAGGTGGGCCGCCGGCGTTGGCATCGCCGCGACCACGCAGAGCAGTTGGCAGGCACGGGCGCTCATCGCACACCATCGACTCTGACTCATTCGCACTCAGGCTGGACCCTCCCCATGCCACGCGCGGGAGGCGGAGCAAGGGGCTGTTCGAACCGACTGTCAGCGCGCGACGAATAGACGGGCTTGACCAGGCAGTCTCGAGCCACAACGCCCCGGCTCGACTGGCGTTCCTTCCGAGCCGCTCAGGCTTCGACGTCGCCCGCGGAGAGCTCCTCGTCGCGGCGTCGGGCGGCTTCGCTTCGGCGCCACCCGAAGAACGCGACAGAGCCGACCCACGCGATGAGGAGCACCAGGGCGACCGGGATGCCCCACAGCAGGACGGCTGCCGCGGCGGAGCGAGCGGCCCAGTTCTCGCTTTGCGCCTTGCACCCGTCGTCACCTTCAATGTCGAAGGTCCAGCACTTCCCGGCCACGTTCGTGTCCTTCTCCGACACCGGGGGAAGGCGGTCGGGGTTGATGCGGTCCTTGACCTTCACGAGCTTGTCCAGGCCGCCGGCTGTTTCGAGCCAGCGTTGGAACGCGACGTGGAGGGCGGCGTGGCCACGCTCGTTCGGGTGGAGGCTGTTGTGGTGCCACTGGGTCGGGTTGAACCGTTGCCCGGCGAGGCCACCGACGGAACGGAGGCCGATGAAGTTCAGGCCGGGCCGGCCGTTGTTGTCCGGGTCGCACAGCCGCAGGTCGCTGTCGGTCAGGGCGGTGGTGGTGTTCTCCACGACGTAGAAGCCGTAGTCGCGGGCGGCGGCCCTGATGCGGTCGTTGAGCTTGGTGAGGAAGTCGCCGATGAACTGGACGTCGCCTTCCGACAAGTCTGCTTCAGGGCACGGTGCGTTGTCCGCGTCGATCGGGGATGGGTAGGGCACGACCGCAACGGGTGACTCCGCGAATGTAGAGGCGACCTCTTCGTAGGTCTGCCGGAGCCGGTTCTCGACCCGGTCGAGGTTCCCGTCGCTCCACAGTCGTTCCGGCTCGGGGTCGTTGCAGTCTCCGGGTGCCAGGCAGGTGAGGCCGATGGAGGCGAACCCGGCGTCGTTCCCTCCGATGGACAGCACGACCAGGGCCGGTTCGGGGATGTGCGGCGCGATGAGGTCGTACGCCTCGAGCTGGGTGAGTTCTTCACCGGTAGCCGGCGCCGGGGCCGGCTTCTGCGGGAACCCGATGGTGCGCCGGATGTTGTAGGTGTCGGCGCCCGAGCAGGCCAGGAAGACCACCCCGTCGAACGGCGGTTGGGATCCGGCCAGGGGAGCCCAGGCGGTCCTGGCGCGTCGGCACTCGTTCGCGTCGCCTTCGTCGGTGCCGACGATGAACGTGCCGGCGCCTTCACCGGACATGTAGGAGTCTCCGAGCGAGACGAGCACCTGGTTGCCCTCGGCGGCTGGTGGTGCCGGGAGCTCCTTGTCCTGGCGGGGGGTGAGCCCCATGAGGGCGACGACGGCGAGGACGACGGCGATGTCCGCGAGCGTGAAGGAGGCCAGCGCGAAGATGAGGAGCAGCAGGCCGGCCATGCCCAGGACTGCGACGGTGTTCCCGGTGACGAGCCGCACGGTGACGAGGCTGGCGATCGCAATGACGCCGCCGATGAGCATGGCGAGGATGCGACGGTCCGCGCCGTTGACGGTGAAGTGCCGGATGGCGTGCTCGGACATCAGGCTGGCGACCCACGGGAACGCGAAGACGGCCACCGCGACAAGCGGGGCCGCGACCCAGTTCAGGTCGCGTCCCAGCAGCAGTAGCCCGGCGGCGAACACGGCGCCGACGAGGAGCAGGGTGACGGTGAGCGCCTTGAAGGAGGCGCGGACTTTCCGAAGGCGCCAGCGCAGCCCCTTCCCGGGGCCGGGTTCGTCGTCGATGAGGGCACGGTTGCGGGCGAGGGTGTACCCGAGGATGAAGTACACGCCCAGGATGCCGGCGAGGTAGAAGGTGCTGGGCCGCAGTTTCCAGCTCTCAGGCACCGGGGGGTGGACGAGATCGTAGAGGAGCCCGGCACCGATGACGACGACCACGACGAGGAGGGCCCACTTCACGAACGTGAAGGTCGGGGCGGTGAGCTGCCCTG
This is a stretch of genomic DNA from Nocardioides sp. InS609-2. It encodes these proteins:
- a CDS encoding general stress protein, translated to MSTPQVNPSALRLEFPQSLAVYATYAEAQKAVDHLSDKEFPVENCMIVGTELKQIERITGRLTYSRVATLGALSGLWLGAFVGLLFAVFVDGNVLAMLISTALAGLLFGAIWAILGYAATRGQRDFSSVKAVVATRYEVLVEHKHREQAREILAAEPGLLPDPYAS
- a CDS encoding SGNH/GDSL hydrolase family protein; this translates as MFESVPVPHQPRSKTSPAESGKHRADADADAQTADATQAVPGPVGTPGGTGEPPPPPSPPAAAPLDEAASVVAADAQHVRPTIAFVIALVALLFFAQAQTPRVVVLAVFVVYVAIATLWVREQYAESLAGQLTAPTFTFVKWALLVVVVVIGAGLLYDLVHPPVPESWKLRPSTFYLAGILGVYFILGYTLARNRALIDDEPGPGKGLRWRLRKVRASFKALTVTLLLVGAVFAAGLLLLGRDLNWVAAPLVAVAVFAFPWVASLMSEHAIRHFTVNGADRRILAMLIGGVIAIASLVTVRLVTGNTVAVLGMAGLLLLIFALASFTLADIAVVLAVVALMGLTPRQDKELPAPPAAEGNQVLVSLGDSYMSGEGAGTFIVGTDEGDANECRRARTAWAPLAGSQPPFDGVVFLACSGADTYNIRRTIGFPQKPAPAPATGEELTQLEAYDLIAPHIPEPALVVLSIGGNDAGFASIGLTCLAPGDCNDPEPERLWSDGNLDRVENRLRQTYEEVASTFAESPVAVVPYPSPIDADNAPCPEADLSEGDVQFIGDFLTKLNDRIRAAARDYGFYVVENTTTALTDSDLRLCDPDNNGRPGLNFIGLRSVGGLAGQRFNPTQWHHNSLHPNERGHAALHVAFQRWLETAGGLDKLVKVKDRINPDRLPPVSEKDTNVAGKCWTFDIEGDDGCKAQSENWAARSAAAAVLLWGIPVALVLLIAWVGSVAFFGWRRSEAARRRDEELSAGDVEA
- a CDS encoding TetR family transcriptional regulator; this encodes MPEPAARSPKAEQTRGAIVDSALRLFRSQGYDKTTMRSIASDAGVSLGNAYYYFGSKEHLIQAFYDQMQVAHAAAAADVLARESAFAPRLAGVLTSWLEVAEPNHEFAGQFFRNAADPASPLSPFSPESASARDASIELFRTLVDGSDVKLAPALRAELPELLWLAQMGIVLFWVYDASERQRRTRLLVERIVPMLDRLVRLSRLPVVRGVVDDLIGLLATLRKV
- a CDS encoding DCC1-like thiol-disulfide oxidoreductase family protein — its product is MPERRVEGLTVLYDADCPLCTRFRGWLMTQALIVPLDLVAAGSDEARRRFPSLDHARTLEEITVVGGDGSVWTHEHAWVMCLWATRAHRGLAERLSTPRWLPLARGAAYSAAGLRSLLGSSPAVGGDYPERCAGTCRPIAQG
- a CDS encoding HAD family hydrolase produces the protein MRAVIFDLDDTLVDQSSAARTAAIAWGRDRGAAGEDDDLARRWSEISNPHYARYQQRLATFEEQRRARVREFLPHLDLRDDAVADREFDAYLDLYVPAWACFPDSVRTLRRVRAAGLLATVLTNGDHEHQTLKLELVGLSNEVDALFTSDQFPLGKPDPRPFLGSCARLGVAPSEAVMVGDSVTDDVEGAIAAGLAGVLLDRRDRHPDTEHTRIRSLDDLDVCAGARLET